The Juglans microcarpa x Juglans regia isolate MS1-56 chromosome 2S, Jm3101_v1.0, whole genome shotgun sequence genome has a window encoding:
- the LOC121251862 gene encoding uncharacterized protein LOC121251862, producing MVRHFSRNTKLVNHSDEPLEVAVTVDGRFHDMSLIIQPGEHGYMCYADLGIEHNGGRSVTVNFYIGEQPTRSILTSKIRDHEKIIFFIRDDGTIAHDLIKGSMIKMNGMVISMKGAVKKIKSLLM from the exons ATGGTGAGACATTTCTCGAGAAACACCAAACTTGTGAACCATTCTGACGAACCACTGGAGGTTGCTGTGACAGTGGATGGCAGATTTCATGACATGTCTCTAATAATCCAACCGGGTGAGCATGGGTACATGTGCTACGCCGATTTGGGGATAGAACACAATGGTGGACGTTCAGTAACAGTGAATTTTTACATCGGAGAGCAGCCGACGAGATCTATATTGACATCGAAAATAAGGGACCatgagaaaataatattcttcatacGCGATGATGGAACCATCGCCCACGATCTTATCAAGGGGAGTATGATCAAGATGAACGG GATGGTTATCTCGATGAAAGGCGCGGTGAAAAAGATCAAGTCGTTGCTGATGTAG